In the genome of Populus alba chromosome 11, ASM523922v2, whole genome shotgun sequence, one region contains:
- the LOC118035059 gene encoding kxDL motif-containing protein LO9-177, whose product MEEESIREASKEVSREFKTLIDERDLDSLKQLQLLILGRLQDSNAVLSHFNENSENCFAEVSADFSRNTRLLKSMKSDLDYIFQKLRNMKAKILATYPDAFPDGSAKEVLDRRPDLEMP is encoded by the exons ATGGAGGAGGAATCCATCAGAGAAGCTTCAAAAGAGGTCAGTAGAGAGTTCAAAACCCTAATTGATGAACGAGATCTGGATTCCCTCAAGCAATTGCAGCTTCTCAT ATTGGGAAGGTTGCAGGACAGCAACGCAGTGCTGTctcattttaatgaaaattcagAGAATTGTTTCGCAGAGGTTTCTGCTGATTTTTCAAGAAACACGCGTCTCTTAAAATCTATGAAGTCTGATCTTGATTACATCTTTCAAAAGCTAAG gaacatgaaagccaaaattttggcaaCTTATCCAGATGCTTTTCCAGATGGATCCGCAAAAGAAGTGCTTGACCGGAGACCAGACCTTGAAATGCCTTGA